The genomic stretch GTTTCGCCCTTCAGGCGTTTCGTCGATGCATCGCTGTTAACCGCCACAATCAGGCGATCGCCCAGCTTGCGCGCGTTCGCCAGATACGAAACGTGGCCCGCGTGCAGAATGTCGAACACGCCGTTGGTCATCACCACTTTTTCACCACGCTTGCGCGCGGCGGCGACGGCCACCTTCAGCTCTTCTTCGGTCATGACGCCAAAACCGGTATCCGCACGACCGCGCACCGCGTTTTCCAGCTCGATTGGCGAAACGGTTGAGGTACCGAGTTTACCGACGACCACGCCCGCCGCGGCGTTGGCGAAGTAGCACGCCTCTTCCAGCGAGTTTCCTGCCGCCAGCGTCGCCGCCAGCACGCCAATCACCGTATCACCGGCACCGGTCACGTCGTACACTTCCTGCGCCTGGGTTGGCATATGCAGCGGCGCTTTGCCCGGCTGCAGCAGCGTCATCCCCTGCTCGGAGCGGGTCACCAGCAGCGCAGACAGTTCAAAGTCGGCAATTATCTTCATGCCGCGCTCAACCAGCTCTTCCTCGCTTTTGCACTTGCCCGCCACCGCTTCAAACTCGGAGAGGTTCGGCGTCAGTAGCGTCGCGCCGCGATAGCGCTCAAAATCGGTCCCTTTCGGGTCGATCAGCACCGGCACGTTGGCTTTACGCGCCAGCTGAATCATCGTCTGCACGCTGGCCAGCGCGCCTTTTGCGTAGTCGGACAGCACCAGCGCGCCGATATTGCCCAGCGCCTGGTTGATACGCTCGTGCAGCGGCTCGGGATCAACGCCTTCAAACCCTTCTTCAAAGTCGAGGCGGATCAGCTGCTGGTTGCGCGACAGCACGCGCAGTTTCGTAATCGTTGGATGGGTCGGAACAGAAACGAAGTCGCACTTCACGTTCACGTCCGCCAGCGACTTGCTCAGCGCGCGCGCCGCATCGTCGATGCCGGTCAAGCCCACCAGACGCGACTGCGCGCCCAGGGAGGCAATGTTCATCGCCACGTTTGCCGCGCCGCCGGGACGCTCTTCAATGGTGTCGACCTTGACCACCGGTACCGGTGCTTCCGGAGAGATGCGGCTGGTCGGTCCATACCAGTAGCGATCCAGCATCACATCCCCAACAACCATAACCCCAGCACGTTCAAACTCTGGCAGTGTTACTTTCATTCCTGACTCCAGAAAGATTCACAATTTGCGCGCGATAATATCACACTTGATTTGTTACGCACGGTTCCACCAGCCACTTCTGCCAGCTGGCCGTTACCTGAGCACGTTCATGAGCAAAACAGTCCAGTGCCACGTGCCCCGGTTCCTCCTGCAGCGCCAGGTGATGAAGCTCATCGCGCAGCGTCGTGTAGGCGCGGGTTAAGGCCTGCGCCTCCTGCTCGTCCATGATGTCGTTTTGCGCCAGCAGCTCCAGAATGCGCACGTTATCGGACCAGCGCGTCAGCTTCGGCTTGTCGTGGGCGTGCAGCAGCACCAGATACTGGGTAATGAACTCAATATCGGTAATCCCGCCCTCGTCGGCTTTAATATCAAAGCGATCGCGGTGTTTATTGCCGAGATGCGCGCGCATTTTCTCGCGCATTTCCCGCACTTCTGTTTGTAATGTGGCGCCCTCTCGCACCGTCGTCATAACGTCCTTACGGATGATGTCAAACTGCGTTTTGAGCTGCGGATCGCCATACACCACGCGAGCGCGCACCAGCGCCTGATGCTCCCACGTCCAGGCTTCATTCTTCTGGTAATCGGCGAAGGATTCCGTTGAGGTCACCAGCATGCCCGCCGCGCCGGACGGACGCAGACGGGCATCGACTTCATACAAAATGCCCGACGAGGTGCGAGTGCTGAACAGGTGCATAATGCGCTGCGCCAGGCGCAGATAGAACTGACGCCCGTCAATCTCGCGCTCGCCGTCGGTCATCACGTCAACCGGGCAGTCGTGCAGGAAGATTAAATCCAGATCGGAGCTGTATCCCAGCTCCCAGCCACCGAGCTTGCCGTAACCCACCACGGCAAATCCTCGCCCCTCACGATCGGCAAGGTGCTTCGGCTGGCCGTAGCGGGCCACCATCTGCACCCACGCCTGATGGACCACCGCGTCGATGATCGCCTCTGCCAGCCAGGTTAAGTGATCGCTCACTTTCATCACCGGCAGCGTTCCGGCGATGTCAGCCGCCGCCACGCGCAGCATCTGAGCCTGCTTAAACTGGCGCAGCGCCTCCAGCTGCTGCTCTTCGTCCTCTTCCGGCACGCGCAGCAGATACTGACGCAGCTCGTCCCGGTAGGCATCCGTCGCCGTGGGCTGATACAGCGTGTTCGGATCGAGCAGCTCATCCAGCAGCAGCGGGTAACGCGCCAGCTTGTTGGCCACCATCGGCGAGGCGGCGCAGAGCGTAATCAGGTGCTTCAGCGCCCCCGGAAACTCGCTCAGGAGCTCCAGATAGGTGGTACGCGTGATAATCCCGCTCAGCAGCGGCATCATGCGCGACAGCGGCACCGGCGCATCCGCCCGCGAGCAAACCTCGCTGAGCAGATGGGGCATCAGGTGATCCAGCACCTGACGGCCGCGCGGGCCGATGGCGCGTTTGTTCAGCTCAAGACGGAAATCAGCGATCAGCGCCACCACGCGATGGCGCGCGTCGTCGGTTAAGTGCGTCAGCACCGGCGTGGTGTCATCTTCCTGGAGCGCGTCCTGCCACAGCTCGCGCCAGTGCTCGGAAAGCGCGTCGTCCTGCGATTCACTTTCGTCATCACCGATCAGCTCGTTAAAGATGCGGCGCACGCCTGCCATGTGGGCATCCAGCCGTTCGGTCAGCGTTGACCAATCGTCCACGCGCATGCCCCAGGCCAGGCGCGCCCGGTTAAGGTCATCCCCCGGCAGGGTCTGGGTCTGTTCGTCATTGATACTTTGCAGCAGGTTTTCCAGACGACGCAGGAACAGATAGGCCTCGCGTAGGGTTTGCGCATCGCCGTCCGGCAGCAGGTGAAGCTGCTCGATGGCGCTAAGGGTCGGCAGCAGCGAGCGGAACTGTAACGACGGCTCACGCCCGCCGCGAATCAGCTGGAAAACCTGAACGATAAATTCGATTTCGCGAATGCCGCCCGCGCCGAGCTTGATGTTGTCCTTCAGCCCGCGACGGCGCACCTCACGGGCGATCATCCCTTTCATATTGCGCAGAGACTGGATGACGCTGAAGTCGATATAGCGACGGAATACGAACGGGCGCAGCATGGCGCGCAGCTCGTTGGCGTAAGCGTCGTCGCTGTCGCCCATAATCCGCGCTTTAACCATTGCATAGCGCTCCCAGTCGCGCCCCTGCTCCTGGTAGTAATCTTCCAGCGCGGCAAAGCTCAGCACCAGCGGTCCGCTGTCGCCAAACGGACGCAGGCGCATGTCCACGCGGTAAACAAAACCGTCCTGCGTCGGCTGGTCCAGCGCCTTGATCAGACGCTGGCCGAGACGGGTAAAGAACTGGGCGTTGTCCAGCTCGCGACGGCCGCCGCGCGTGGAGCCGTTCTCGGGCCAGGCAAAAATCAGGTCGATGTCGGAGGAGAAGTTCAGCTCGCAGCCGCCCAGCTTGCCCATCCCCAGAATCAACAGCGGCTGAGGAACCCCTTCCTCGCTGCACGGCGTGCCCCACTCTTTACAGCAGGCGGCGTAGAGCCAGTCGCGCGCGGCGACAATCAGCGTTTGCGCCAGCTCGCTTAACTGCTGCAGCGTGCTCTCTTCGCTCACCCGCTCCAGCGCCTGAGCCCAGGCAATGCGCACCATCACCCGACGGCGGAACTGGCGCAGGACGCGCATCAGCGTGGCTTCATCCGCAACGTCTTCGAGCGCGGTTTGCAGCCAGCCGGCGTAATGCCGCCACTCGTCCGCCTGCGGCGGCGCGTTCTCAAGCTCTGCCAGCCAGTCCGGGTTGGCGGTGATACTTTCCTGAACAAAATCACTGAAGGCGAGCACGCTCTTTGCCTGCTCGCTTAACGATGACGCCGGTAATGACTCAGGCAGACGTTCGCAAACGGTCTGCCACTGCTGCTGTAACGGTGAAGAAAGCGGCATTATAGGGGTTCCTTGCCAGAGTTAACGTTTTCCGCTGTGCAGCCAGAACGGCTCCTGCGAAATGGCCTCGTTACGGAAATGCTCAATCTCAATATGCTGGCGGGTTTCGATGGCATGCTTCAGCCCCTGCCAGTTTTCCAGCCACGCCTGCGCCTGTGGCCCGTCGTAGGCACCGGAAAGGAGCAGCATGCTGTCGATGTTGCGCGAAAGACGGGGAAGCTGATCGCCATACTTATCGCCGAGCGGATACGCAAAGGTGCTCTTCAGTTCAGCGGCATGACGGGAAAGATGAATATCCGCGAAACGCTTAAAGTTTTCCGCGATTTTGGCCTCGGCTTTCGCATCCAGGAAGGCGCGCCAGCCGCGCGTGACCAGAAACTCGGTCAGCGCCAGTTTTGCCGAAGCGGCCTGCGGGCTGTAAATCGCCGTTTGCGCCGAGACGTCCGAGAGCATCAGCGTTTCGGTTTGCGTCAGCAGATCACGTAAGTGAGCGCTCGCTTTGCGAGGAACGATACCGCCGAACAGCGCCAGGGAATGGCGCACCAGGGCAATCGCCGCCAGCACGTGGGATTTGGCGTTTTTCACGTTTCGCACCCACAGCTCTTCATGGTACTGCCACTGCGAAAGCGCCAGTTCCAGCGCGGCTTCCAGCCCCTGCTCAACGCTGGCTTTCGGCGCAACGTGCAAAATGGTCGTCTCTTTCAGGACGCGCGGCGCATTTCCGGCCGCCAGATGGTAACCCCGCGCGGCTTTACTCAGGCTTCCCTGACGCAGTCCGGACTGGCTCACCAGCCTGCGCGCCAGCTTCAGCACGTCATTCGCGTCCCCTTCCAGCAGCTCAAGCTCCAGTTCACAAATGGATTCCTGGAACTCCCCCGCCTTCACCTCACCGAGATCGAGGGCGATTTCGATGCGGCTTTTACCTTCCGTCACCAGCCATTTTTCGCGCCAGAAATCGGTGCTGAACAGCGGCTGTACCTGTTCCGCCAGCGTGGAGGGCAGCTCGCCTTCCGGCCAGACTTCCGCCGGGAAACGTTCGAGCTCAAGTTCTGGCTTGCTGATGTCGATATTGTATTCCGGGCGCTGATGTAAACCGCCGACCACGCGGCCGGCAATTTTCATCGTCATCTCGTAGCGCCCGCTCGCGCCGCGGATGCGCAGCCCCATATCGTGGCGGCGCAGCCAGTTGTCTGGCGTTTCGTAATAGATATTAAGCAGTTGTACCGGTGCATGGTGTTCGCCGGAAAGCGTATGCAGATGCTGGCGGAGTGCGTCAACGCTGTCTTTTTCGACGATAAACTTTAATTCAATTTCTTGTGCCATAGCCTTGTACTTTTGCGGGCGTCACAGACGCGTCAATGAGGGCGAACTTCCTCGCCATTTGTTTGTCAGTACATAGTATTTTGCGCCAAATTGCCATGCAATGAGCAATTTGTCGGGCGTAAATGTGTAGAGTCGTGACACAGATGATTCTGATTGCTGACGAATGCTTTGCGTAGAGACACTGTTGCCACTACTATCGTTCCACTATTTATGAAAATAACGACTAATGATGCTTAAATTACGCCTGATTGGACTTACTTTACTCGCTTTTAGCGCCGCAACCGCAGTGCACGCTGAAGAGAAGCGTTACGTTTCTGACGAACTGAACACCTGGGTACGCAGTGGCCCCGGAGATAATTATCGCCTCGTGGGCACGGTGAATGCCGGCGAGGAAGTCACCCTGTTACAGACCAACGCGGACACCAATTACGGCCAGGTTCGCGACAGTACCGGCCGTACGTCCTGGATCCCGCTGAAAGAGCTGAGCACCGTGCCAAGCCTGCGCACGCGCGTGCCGGATCTGGAAAACCAGGTGAAGACTCTGACCGATAAGCTGAACAACATCGACGGCACCTGGAACCAGCGCACCGCTGAAATGCAGCAGAAAGTGGCGCAAAGCGACGGTGTGATTAACGGTCTGAAAGAAGAGAACCAGAAACTGAAAAACGAGCTGATTGTCGCGCAGAAGAAAGTGAATGCCGCCAATCTGCAGCTCGACGACAAACAGCGCACCATCATCATGCAGTGGTTTATGTATGGCGGCGGCGTGCTGGGCGTAGGTCTGGTGCTGGGTCTGGTGCTGCCGCATCTGATCCCAAGCCGCAAGCGTAAAGATCGCTGGATGAACTAATTCGTCTTCTCTGCCAGACTTACGTATCATTCTGGAAAAGAGAAAACGGGAGAGTTGGGCGTGAAGAGTTATCTGGTCGGTGGTGCGGTACGTGATGCGTTGTTAGGTCTGCCGGTCAAAGATAAAGACTGGGTGGTGGTTGGCGCCACCCCGGAAGAGATGCTCGACGCGGGCTACCAGCAGGTAGGCCGCGATTTTCCCGTATTCCTGCACCCGAAAAGCCGTGAAGAGTATGCCCTGGCGCGTACCGAGCGGAAATCGGGCTCGGGCTATACGGGCTTCACCTGCTATGCCGCGCCGGACGTCACGCTGGAGCAAGATCTTCTGCGCCGCGATCTCACCATCAACGCGCTGGCGCAGGACGAGAACGGCCAGATTGTTGACGCCTATGGCGGTCAGGACGATCTGCGCAACCGTCTTTTACGTCACGTCTCCCCGGCGTTTTCTGAAGATCCGCTCCGCGTGCTCCGCGTGGCGCGCTTTGCCGCGCGTTACGCCCATCTCAGTTTCCGTATTGCCGATGAGACCATGGCGCTGATGACCGCCATGACCGAGGCGGGCGAGCTTGAACACCTGACGCCAGAGCGCGTCTGGAAAGAGACGGAAAATGCTCTCACCACGCGCAACCCGCAGGTCTTTTTCCAGGTCCTGCGCGACTGCGGCGCGCTGAAGGTGCTGTTCCCGGAAATAGACGCGCTGTTTGGCGTGCCTGCCCCGGCAAAATGGCACCCGGAAATTGATACCGGCGTACACACGCTGATGACGCTCAGCATGGCCGCCATGCTCAGCCCGGACGTGGACGTGCGTTTTTCCACCCTGTGTCACGATCTTGGCAAAGGCCTAACGCCAAAAGAATTCTGGCCTCGCCACCACGGGCACGGTCCGGCAGGGGTGAAGCTGGTCGAGGGTCTGTGCCAGCGTCTGCGCGTGCCGAACGAGATCCGCGATCTGGCGAAACTGGTGGCCGAGTTCCACGATCTGATCCACACCTTCCCTATCCTGAAACCGGCCACCATCGTTAAGCTTTTCGATAACATCGACGCCTGGCGCAAACCCCAGCGCGTAGAGCAAATCGCGCTCACCAGCGAAGCTGACGTGCGCGGGCGTACCGGGTTTGAAGCGTGCGATTACCCGCAGGGACGTTTACTGCGTAAAGCCTGGGACGTTGCGAAAGCGGTGCCCACGAAGGACGTTGTCGAAGCGGGATTCAAAGGGCCGGAAATTCGCGAAGAGCTCACGAAACGGCGAATTCAGGCGGTGTCGGACTGGAAGGAAAAGCATTGCCCTCAGCCGAAAGACTGAGGGCTATCGGTCAGAAGAAGACCACGTACACCGCAGCCGCCACGATAAAGCGATAGATCGCGAACGGAATAAACGAGATACGCTTAATCAGCTGCAGGAAGGTTTTGATGGCAATCAGCGCCACGATAAACGCGGTGATGAAGCCAACGGCGAACATCGGAATGTCGCCCGTGGTAAGGAAACCAATGCTTTTATAGAGGTCAAGCGCGGTGGCGCCCATCATCATCGGCACCGCCAGCAGGAACGAGAACTCTGACGCGGCGTAACGGCTTACGCCCATCAGCATCCCGCCGGAGATGGTTGCGCCTGAACGAGAGAAGCCCGGCCACAGCGCCAGACACTGGAAGCAACCAATGATAAACGCCTGACGATACGTCATATCGTCCAGCCCTTCCGCGCGCGGCGTTTTTGGCTTCAGCACTTCCGCTGCGATCAGCAGGAAGCCACCTACCACAAGTGCATACATCACGTTAATCGGGTTAAACAGCGATTTGATGGCGTCGTGGAACACCAGGCCCAGCACCACCGCAGGGATCATCCCGAGCAGAATATGGATCAGCGACAGGCGGCCTTTACTCATCCCTTCGTGCTGAGGCGGACGGCCAAAATGGATGCCAATCAGACCAAACAGACGGCGCCAGAACATCACCACCACCGCCAGAATAGACCCCAGCTGGATAACCACTTCAAACGTTTTGGCGGTATCGCCTTCGAAGCCCAGCAGATGGCCAACGATGATCATATGGCCCGTACTGGAAACCGGTAAAAACTCCGTCAATCCTTCGACCACACCCAGTATTGCCGCCACCAGCAGCGAGTGCATATCGCTCATCTATAAACCCCTAAAAAAGATATAAAAAAACGGCGTCCCATACGGACAACCGATAAAGATACATTCCTGAGACCGGTATAACCTAAAATGGTTTAGCTATTATGACGTCAAATCTTTCCTTTCAGATTTGTGCCACGCTCGATAATGACCCCTACGTTGGCGGCTCGCGCCACCGCGCCCGGTTTGCTCAGCTTGATGCGCACCCACGGTGAGTTGAATTTTTTCAACAGCAATTCTGCGACTTCTTCCGCCACCCGTTCGACCAGCGCAAAACGTTGCCCTTCAACGTGGGCGATGACCGCTTCACTGATATCGGCATAGCTCAGACAGTCATTCACGTCATCGCTTTTTGCCGATTTGCGGTTATCCCATCCCATTTCGATATCGAACACCAGCTTCTGTTCGATGGTCTGTTCCCAGTCGTAAACACCAATTGTGGTGATTACCGAAAGTTGCTCTATAAATACAATATCCATCACGACCTGCCTGCTTTTTGGCTAAACCGGATACCACTTCCGGCGAATTATGCGTATTATCCACAGATGCTGAGAATACAGATACATTTTCAAAACGGAACAGCGTTATGAGTGCAATCGCGCCTGGAATGATCCTCCTCGCCTATCTTTGCGGCTCAATCTCCAGCGCCATTCTGGTCTGCCGCATTGCCGGGTTACCTGACCCGCGTGAAAATGGTTCCGGGAATCCGGGGGCGACCAACGTACTACGAATTGGCGGCAAGGGAGCAGCCGTAGCGGTTTTGATTTTTGATGTTCTGAAAGGGATGCTGCCCGTCTGGGGCGCGTATGCGCTGGGCGTTACGCCGTTCTGGCTGGGGCTCATTGCCATCGCCGCCTGCGTCGGCCATATCTGGCCCATTTTCTTTGGTTTTAAAGGCGGAAAAGGCGTTGCGACGGCCTTCGGTGCGATTGCACCTATCGGCTGGGATCTCACCGGCGTTATGGCCGGAACCTGGCTTCTGACCATTCTTCTGAGCGGCTACTCGTCGCTGGGCGCCATCGTCAGCGCGCTGATCGCCCCGTTCTACGTCTGGTGGTTTAAACCCCAGTTCACCTTCCCGGTGTCGATGCTCTCCTGTCTTATCCTGCTGCGTCATCACGACAATATCCAGCGCCTGTGGCGTCGTCAGGAGACCAAAATCTGGACTAAGCTCAAGAGAAAGAAAAAAGACGCTCCGAAGAGTTAGTTATGCCTTATAGCCAAATGTGATTTTGGTCACCTTCTGCCTGTGGTAACTGTTAGGGACACAACACAACCACATAAGAAGAAAATGGCTGAAATCACAGACACCACTTCCCTTTCAACGGCAGGTACTCCTCCTGATGGCGACATCCAGTGGGTGCGCAGCGCATCGGATGTGTCACGCCTCGTTAATGACGGCTCTCAGGGCCGGGCAAACGCCCGTATCGTGGTCGGTATCGCGCTGGGCGGGATTTTCCTCGATGCCTACGATCTGGGCGCGCTGGCGTTCGGCATTAAAGACATCACCCGCGAATTTAACCTGACGCCCGCCGGTACCGGTATGGTGGCCTCGGCGATTACCTTTGGTGCCATTGTCGGGGCGCTGCTCGGCGGTTACCTCACGGATAAAATCGGGCGCTACCGCGTTTTTATGGCTGATATGGTGTTCTTCGTGGTGGCAGCGATCGCCTGTGCGCTGGCCCCGAACGAATATGTGCTCGCGGGTGCCCGCTTTGTGATGGGGCTGGGGGTCGGGATCGACCTTCCCGTGGCGATGGCGTTTTTAAGCGAGTTTGCCAGGCTGAAAGGGCCCGGAAATAAGGCCTCCAGCGTCGCGATGTGGTGCCCCACCTGGTATGCCGCCATCAGCGTCTCTTACCTGCTGGTGCTTTTCTTCTACGCCGTGTTGCCGGAAAGCCACAGCGACTGGCTGTGGCGTTTGATTCTCGGCTTTGGCGCGGTGCCCGCGCTGGTGATTATCGCCATCCGCAGCCGCTATATGAGCGAATCTCCGGTCTGGGCGGCGAATCAGGGCAACCTGAAAGAGGCGGCGTCAATTTTACGCCAGTCGTATAACATCAATGCCCACGTGCCGCAGGACGCGCTCGGCCAGCCTGCACCTGTCGTGAATAAAGCGAAATGGTCAAATTATCTGAACCTGTTCCGCGGCATCTACTTGCGCCGCACGACGCTCGCCACGCTGCTGTCCGTCGTCTCGTCGTTTGCCTATAACGCCGTGGCGTTTGGCCTGCCGGTGATCATCTCCAGCTTCTTTGTCCAGTCAATGCTGACCACCATCCTGATTTCTCTGGTGCTTAACCTGCTGTTTGCCTTCGTCGGCGGACTGCTGGCGGTACGCTACGTACCGCGCTTCGGTGCCTGGCGGATGTCGCTGGCGGGTTATGCCTGCCAGCTTGTCGCGCTGCTGGGCCTGGCGCTGATTGGCCGACCGGAAGGCGCCTCTGAAGGCGTGCTTGCCGTGGCGATGCTGGCGCTGTTCCTGTTCGGTCAGGGCTTTGGCCCGGGCGCGCATACCATGACGTTCGCCTCTCTGAGCTACCCGACCTCGCTGCGCGGAGTGGGCGTGGGTCTCAACCAGACGCTGATGCGCAGCAGCTCCACGCTGTCGCTGTTCCTGTTCCCGCTGCTGGTCGCGTCTCTCGACACCGCCGTGTTCTGGGTGATTGCGCTGGCGCCGTTTATCGGCCTGGCATCGCTGCTGGCGATCCGCTGGGAGCCGTCGGGGTATGATGTGGACGCGGAGGACTACCGGTAACGACACATCACTTCGGTGGGTTCACCCCACCGAAGGGTTCTTACAAATCGTCGAGCAGCGTCCGGGAGAGTTTTTTTA from Enterobacter dykesii encodes the following:
- the hldE gene encoding bifunctional D-glycero-beta-D-manno-heptose-7-phosphate kinase/D-glycero-beta-D-manno-heptose 1-phosphate adenylyltransferase HldE, encoding MKVTLPEFERAGVMVVGDVMLDRYWYGPTSRISPEAPVPVVKVDTIEERPGGAANVAMNIASLGAQSRLVGLTGIDDAARALSKSLADVNVKCDFVSVPTHPTITKLRVLSRNQQLIRLDFEEGFEGVDPEPLHERINQALGNIGALVLSDYAKGALASVQTMIQLARKANVPVLIDPKGTDFERYRGATLLTPNLSEFEAVAGKCKSEEELVERGMKIIADFELSALLVTRSEQGMTLLQPGKAPLHMPTQAQEVYDVTGAGDTVIGVLAATLAAGNSLEEACYFANAAAGVVVGKLGTSTVSPIELENAVRGRADTGFGVMTEEELKVAVAAARKRGEKVVMTNGVFDILHAGHVSYLANARKLGDRLIVAVNSDASTKRLKGETRPVNPLEQRMIVLGALEAVDWVVSFEEDTPQRLIAGILPDLLVKGGDYKPEQIAGSEEVWANGGEVMVLNFEDGCSTTNIIKKIQKDSQ
- the glnE gene encoding bifunctional [glutamate--ammonia ligase]-adenylyl-L-tyrosine phosphorylase/[glutamate--ammonia-ligase] adenylyltransferase; protein product: MPLSSPLQQQWQTVCERLPESLPASSLSEQAKSVLAFSDFVQESITANPDWLAELENAPPQADEWRHYAGWLQTALEDVADEATLMRVLRQFRRRVMVRIAWAQALERVSEESTLQQLSELAQTLIVAARDWLYAACCKEWGTPCSEEGVPQPLLILGMGKLGGCELNFSSDIDLIFAWPENGSTRGGRRELDNAQFFTRLGQRLIKALDQPTQDGFVYRVDMRLRPFGDSGPLVLSFAALEDYYQEQGRDWERYAMVKARIMGDSDDAYANELRAMLRPFVFRRYIDFSVIQSLRNMKGMIAREVRRRGLKDNIKLGAGGIREIEFIVQVFQLIRGGREPSLQFRSLLPTLSAIEQLHLLPDGDAQTLREAYLFLRRLENLLQSINDEQTQTLPGDDLNRARLAWGMRVDDWSTLTERLDAHMAGVRRIFNELIGDDESESQDDALSEHWRELWQDALQEDDTTPVLTHLTDDARHRVVALIADFRLELNKRAIGPRGRQVLDHLMPHLLSEVCSRADAPVPLSRMMPLLSGIITRTTYLELLSEFPGALKHLITLCAASPMVANKLARYPLLLDELLDPNTLYQPTATDAYRDELRQYLLRVPEEDEEQQLEALRQFKQAQMLRVAAADIAGTLPVMKVSDHLTWLAEAIIDAVVHQAWVQMVARYGQPKHLADREGRGFAVVGYGKLGGWELGYSSDLDLIFLHDCPVDVMTDGEREIDGRQFYLRLAQRIMHLFSTRTSSGILYEVDARLRPSGAAGMLVTSTESFADYQKNEAWTWEHQALVRARVVYGDPQLKTQFDIIRKDVMTTVREGATLQTEVREMREKMRAHLGNKHRDRFDIKADEGGITDIEFITQYLVLLHAHDKPKLTRWSDNVRILELLAQNDIMDEQEAQALTRAYTTLRDELHHLALQEEPGHVALDCFAHERAQVTASWQKWLVEPCVTNQV
- a CDS encoding inorganic triphosphatase, which produces MAQEIELKFIVEKDSVDALRQHLHTLSGEHHAPVQLLNIYYETPDNWLRRHDMGLRIRGASGRYEMTMKIAGRVVGGLHQRPEYNIDISKPELELERFPAEVWPEGELPSTLAEQVQPLFSTDFWREKWLVTEGKSRIEIALDLGEVKAGEFQESICELELELLEGDANDVLKLARRLVSQSGLRQGSLSKAARGYHLAAGNAPRVLKETTILHVAPKASVEQGLEAALELALSQWQYHEELWVRNVKNAKSHVLAAIALVRHSLALFGGIVPRKASAHLRDLLTQTETLMLSDVSAQTAIYSPQAASAKLALTEFLVTRGWRAFLDAKAEAKIAENFKRFADIHLSRHAAELKSTFAYPLGDKYGDQLPRLSRNIDSMLLLSGAYDGPQAQAWLENWQGLKHAIETRQHIEIEHFRNEAISQEPFWLHSGKR
- a CDS encoding TIGR04211 family SH3 domain-containing protein, which gives rise to MLKLRLIGLTLLAFSAATAVHAEEKRYVSDELNTWVRSGPGDNYRLVGTVNAGEEVTLLQTNADTNYGQVRDSTGRTSWIPLKELSTVPSLRTRVPDLENQVKTLTDKLNNIDGTWNQRTAEMQQKVAQSDGVINGLKEENQKLKNELIVAQKKVNAANLQLDDKQRTIIMQWFMYGGGVLGVGLVLGLVLPHLIPSRKRKDRWMN
- a CDS encoding multifunctional CCA addition/repair protein → MKSYLVGGAVRDALLGLPVKDKDWVVVGATPEEMLDAGYQQVGRDFPVFLHPKSREEYALARTERKSGSGYTGFTCYAAPDVTLEQDLLRRDLTINALAQDENGQIVDAYGGQDDLRNRLLRHVSPAFSEDPLRVLRVARFAARYAHLSFRIADETMALMTAMTEAGELEHLTPERVWKETENALTTRNPQVFFQVLRDCGALKVLFPEIDALFGVPAPAKWHPEIDTGVHTLMTLSMAAMLSPDVDVRFSTLCHDLGKGLTPKEFWPRHHGHGPAGVKLVEGLCQRLRVPNEIRDLAKLVAEFHDLIHTFPILKPATIVKLFDNIDAWRKPQRVEQIALTSEADVRGRTGFEACDYPQGRLLRKAWDVAKAVPTKDVVEAGFKGPEIREELTKRRIQAVSDWKEKHCPQPKD
- the bacA gene encoding undecaprenyl-diphosphate phosphatase, which encodes MSDMHSLLVAAILGVVEGLTEFLPVSSTGHMIIVGHLLGFEGDTAKTFEVVIQLGSILAVVVMFWRRLFGLIGIHFGRPPQHEGMSKGRLSLIHILLGMIPAVVLGLVFHDAIKSLFNPINVMYALVVGGFLLIAAEVLKPKTPRAEGLDDMTYRQAFIIGCFQCLALWPGFSRSGATISGGMLMGVSRYAASEFSFLLAVPMMMGATALDLYKSIGFLTTGDIPMFAVGFITAFIVALIAIKTFLQLIKRISFIPFAIYRFIVAAAVYVVFF
- the folB gene encoding bifunctional dihydroneopterin aldolase/7,8-dihydroneopterin epimerase — its product is MDIVFIEQLSVITTIGVYDWEQTIEQKLVFDIEMGWDNRKSAKSDDVNDCLSYADISEAVIAHVEGQRFALVERVAEEVAELLLKKFNSPWVRIKLSKPGAVARAANVGVIIERGTNLKGKI
- the plsY gene encoding glycerol-3-phosphate 1-O-acyltransferase PlsY, coding for MSAIAPGMILLAYLCGSISSAILVCRIAGLPDPRENGSGNPGATNVLRIGGKGAAVAVLIFDVLKGMLPVWGAYALGVTPFWLGLIAIAACVGHIWPIFFGFKGGKGVATAFGAIAPIGWDLTGVMAGTWLLTILLSGYSSLGAIVSALIAPFYVWWFKPQFTFPVSMLSCLILLRHHDNIQRLWRRQETKIWTKLKRKKKDAPKS
- a CDS encoding MFS transporter gives rise to the protein MAEITDTTSLSTAGTPPDGDIQWVRSASDVSRLVNDGSQGRANARIVVGIALGGIFLDAYDLGALAFGIKDITREFNLTPAGTGMVASAITFGAIVGALLGGYLTDKIGRYRVFMADMVFFVVAAIACALAPNEYVLAGARFVMGLGVGIDLPVAMAFLSEFARLKGPGNKASSVAMWCPTWYAAISVSYLLVLFFYAVLPESHSDWLWRLILGFGAVPALVIIAIRSRYMSESPVWAANQGNLKEAASILRQSYNINAHVPQDALGQPAPVVNKAKWSNYLNLFRGIYLRRTTLATLLSVVSSFAYNAVAFGLPVIISSFFVQSMLTTILISLVLNLLFAFVGGLLAVRYVPRFGAWRMSLAGYACQLVALLGLALIGRPEGASEGVLAVAMLALFLFGQGFGPGAHTMTFASLSYPTSLRGVGVGLNQTLMRSSSTLSLFLFPLLVASLDTAVFWVIALAPFIGLASLLAIRWEPSGYDVDAEDYR